Part of the Candidatus Thermoplasmatota archaeon genome is shown below.
GGAGCTCCTGCTGGGGAATAATATTTACAGAGCTGCCTTCTGCAAAATAGCTTACTGCTGGAAGCACAATAACTTTTTTGTCTTTTACTTTGCCGTATAAAAAGCATTTGAGTTTTTCTTTTACTCCAAGCTCTGAATAAAGTGCAAGTGCAGGATGCTCGTGCGCTAAGACAATCACTTTTTCTTTAACTTGCGCTAGCTCTCTCTCCCTATGCCCATGAATGAATAAATAATCTTTACAAGCTAACTCATCGTAAAGCTCAATACCATATTTTTCAGTTAGTCGGTAAATGAAATTGTCATGATTCCCTTTTATCAAAATTATCTTTTTGAAATTATTGTTGAGGTAGTAAAAGAAATCGACTAACTCTTTAAATTCATGATAACTTGTTTCTGAAAACTCATGCTTGATATCGCCGTTAATTAAAATTTTTGATGCTTTTTTAAGCTCTGATATTTTACGCACATCATTAAGAATTTTTTT
Proteins encoded:
- a CDS encoding metallophosphoesterase; this translates as MKIFNSIELIEPYPAIYIEELDLISIADLHLGYEGILAEQGIFMPKVQYKKILNDVRKISELKKASKILINGDIKHEFSETSYHEFKELVDFFYYLNNNFKKIILIKGNHDNFIYRLTEKYGIELYDELACKDYLFIHGHRERELAQVKEKVIVLAHEHPALALYSELGVKEKLKCFLYGKVKDKKVIVLPAVSYFAEGSSVNIIPQQELLSPILKNLGIDNLRAVGIVEHDKYLEFPELWKLKGL